The genomic interval CGAGGACCTTCACGGTCTCCGCGCCGTCCTCATCGCGCACGATGTAGACATTGCCCGGCTTGAGGTCCCGGTGGATGACTCCGGCCGCATGCGCCGCGCCCAGCGCGCTGAGCAGCACATCCAGCACCCGGAGCACCTCCGAGTCCGGCATGGGCGCGCGCTGATGGATGACCTCGTCCAGCGGCGTGCCCTCCAGGTACTCCATCACCAGGTACTGGCCGACGTCTGGAATGACGCCAAAGCCAAAGATGTCGATGATGCCCCGGTGGCGAATGGCCGAGGCCGCGCGAGCCTCCGTCGCCAGGTCCCTGGCGCGTCCGCCTTCCACGAAGTCCGGGCGGAGGACCTTGATGGCCACGCGCTGTCCAATGACCGCGTGCTCACCCTCGTAGACGATGCCCATGCCGCCGCTGCCGATGCGGCGCTTGAGCACGTAGTCACCCACCTTCGTGCCCACCAGCATGTCGCGGGTGACGGACTCCTCCCACTTCAACATCCGAGCCGCGTTCACCACGGGCGAGTTCGGCGCGGCAGGCTTCGCTGGAGGCACCAGCGCGCTCCGCTGGCTCTTGAGCGTGTCTCCGTCCGTGTCCTCTTCCGAGTCACCCGCGCGATACGGGCCGCCCGACGCGACGACGTCCGCTCGAAACACCTCTTTCGGGCAGACCGTCACACCCAGGCGGTGCTTCGCCCCACAACGGGGACACGTACGCGGAGGACTCATCGTCGGCCGCATCATCCCCGGCCGCATCGCCAGACGCCATCACCGACGACGTCGCTCCATTTCGTGTCGCCACACGACGCACCGCGAACACAGCTCCGTCTCGAATTCCAGATTTATTTCCTGACGTGACCGCCCCCTCGGGGAATGCGGGGAGCAGGATTGACGGGTCCACAGGGGTCTGATTCGGTCCGGGTGCGTGCGAGTCCTGTTCCTCAACCCGGTGGGTGTCGTCGGCGGGGCCGAGCGTGCGCTGCTCGATTTGATGGCGTGCTTGCGGCGGTTGGACTCCGGCCTGTCGCTCCACCTGCTCGCGGGAACCCCGGGCCCGCTGTTGGATGAGGCGCGCGCGCTGGGTGTCGACGCGAAGCTCCTCGCGCTGCCTCCCGCGTTGTCCGCGCTGGGGGACAGCGCGCTGCGAGGACGAGGTCCTCGTGAGGCCTTGCGCTTCGCGCGAAGTCTGGCGCCCGCACCCGCGCTCCTCGCGGGTTATGGCCGCACGTTGCGCCGTGAGGTCGTGGACCTGCGGCCGGACGTCCTTCACTCCAACGGCATCAAGACGCACCTGTTGAGCGCCACCACCGTCGGGCTGCGATTGAAGCGCGTCTGGCACATCCACGACTTCCTCGGCGAGCGCCCGTTGGTGCGCCGTGCCTTGAAGGCGTTGGCGCCGCTCGGCTCCGCGGCCGTCGCCAACTCGCGCGCGGTGGGAGAGGACGCCCGGACCGTGCTGCGAGGCGTTCCCATCCATGTCGTCTACAACGGGGTGGATGTCGCCCGCTTCGCTCCTTCAGCGGAGGCTTGCGCGGACCTTGACTCGCTCGCGGGCCTGCCTCGCGCACCGGAGGGAACGCTGCGGGTGGGGCTGGTGGCCACCTATGCACGATGGAAAGGCCACGACGTCTTCCTGGATGCGGCGGCGGAGTTGATGCGCTTGGAGCCCGCGCTCCCGGTTCGCTTCTATCTGGTGGGAGGACCGCTGTACCAGACACCCGGCTCACAGTTCTCCTCGGATGAACTGCGGCAGCGCATCGCCCACTTGAAGCTCACCGGACACGTGGGGCTGGTGCCGTTCCAGCCCGAGCCCGCGTCGGTCTACCGGGCCTTGGATGTCTTCGTTCACGCGAGCACGCGGCGGGAGCCATTTGGCCTCACCATCGCGGAGGCGCTCGCCTGCGCGCGGCCCGCCATCGTCTCGAGTGAGAGCGGCGCGGCCGAGGCGCTCACGGACGGCGTGGATGTCCTCGCCATTCCTCCGGGAGACTCCCGCTCCCTCGTGGATGCGCTTCGCACGCTGCTGCGCGACGAGGCGCTGCGCACGCGACTCGCCCAGGCCGCGAGGCACACGGCCGTGGAGCGGTTCTCTCGCGAGCGCTACGCACGAGAGATGCTCACCGTGTACCGCTCGCTCCTGAACAGCGGTTGACCCGCGCGGGCACCACCGTCACGGGGCGCACCCTTTAGTTGACCCCTCCATGCGGGTCTGTTTGGGTCCACCGCATATCGGAGCAGCCATGCAGCGGCCTCGCAGACTCGTCACCGTCTCGCATTCATATGTCGTCACCCTCAACCGGCGCCTCGCCAATGAGATGGCGCGTGTCGGGGGTGGCAACTGGGACGTCAGCGTGGTGGCGCCTCGCTTCTTCCGAGGAGAGCTTCGCCCCATCCAGCTCCAGCAGGAGCCCGGTGAGCCCGCCAGGGTGCGCGCCGTGCGCGGCTACTTCAGCCGCATCCCGCATGCCTTCGTCTACGGCCCCGAGCTGCGCGACGTGCTCCGAAGCAATGTGGACCTGGTCCATGCGTGGGAGGAGCCCTTCGTCTTCGCGGGCGTGGAGGTGGCGATGC from Myxococcus stipitatus carries:
- a CDS encoding serine/threonine-protein kinase, with product MSPPRTCPRCGAKHRLGVTVCPKEVFRADVVASGGPYRAGDSEEDTDGDTLKSQRSALVPPAKPAAPNSPVVNAARMLKWEESVTRDMLVGTKVGDYVLKRRIGSGGMGIVYEGEHAVIGQRVAIKVLRPDFVEGGRARDLATEARAASAIRHRGIIDIFGFGVIPDVGQYLVMEYLEGTPLDEVIHQRAPMPDSEVLRVLDVLLSALGAAHAAGVIHRDLKPGNVYIVRDEDGAETVKVLDFGIAKRTEAPYGSTPQTHANSMVGTPEYIAPEQACGQQVSPQTDLYSVGIIAYEMLTRRLPFDGASPMAIVVQHVRTPPPRPSTFVEVNPALEALVLRLLAKEPAQRPSSAEAVRRELKLILSSLTEGVTRMSPAMAAESHASSEPTQVKPPRQGRRERHVREARRGARPEATDPKATPTMVMAPTTLDAPSLRPPRPRRWWWVVSVVAVVVMVGGWAVLHS
- a CDS encoding glycosyltransferase family 4 protein, which gives rise to MRVLFLNPVGVVGGAERALLDLMACLRRLDSGLSLHLLAGTPGPLLDEARALGVDAKLLALPPALSALGDSALRGRGPREALRFARSLAPAPALLAGYGRTLRREVVDLRPDVLHSNGIKTHLLSATTVGLRLKRVWHIHDFLGERPLVRRALKALAPLGSAAVANSRAVGEDARTVLRGVPIHVVYNGVDVARFAPSAEACADLDSLAGLPRAPEGTLRVGLVATYARWKGHDVFLDAAAELMRLEPALPVRFYLVGGPLYQTPGSQFSSDELRQRIAHLKLTGHVGLVPFQPEPASVYRALDVFVHASTRREPFGLTIAEALACARPAIVSSESGAAEALTDGVDVLAIPPGDSRSLVDALRTLLRDEALRTRLAQAARHTAVERFSRERYAREMLTVYRSLLNSG